GCCTCAGCCGTCTGTTCAAGGGTAAAGTGCCGATCGATGACCGGCCGTAGCTTCCCGGCGTCAATCAATTCCTTGAGGTATAGCAGATGCTCCACCGACCCGCTGTCCGAGCCGAAGATCACTTTCCTATCGCTCGTCATCGTGGTCCACAATCCGCGGAGCAGGTGAGATGTGTTCGGATTGGCCAGCATGCACCGCCCACCGGGGCGGAGCATGCGTAGGACGCGGGCGAAGGGCGCTCTGCACACAACGTCGAAGATGAGGTCAAAGGTCTGTGCGCTGTCGGTGAAGTCCCGCTCGGTGTAGTCGATGACGTGATCCGCGCCGATCGAGCGGAGCATCTCAAGCTTGCTGGTGCTGTCCACTGCCGACACTTCGGCGCCGAAGAGCTTGGCCAGCTGGACCGCGAACGTGCCGAAGCTCCCGCCCGCGCCGATGATCAGGACCTTCTGCCCGGCCTGGATGTTCCCCTTTCGAAGGAACCGTAGCGCCTCCGATCCACCATAGGGAACGGCGGCGGCCTCGGCGTAGCTC
The genomic region above belongs to Anaerolineales bacterium and contains:
- a CDS encoding NAD(P)-dependent alcohol dehydrogenase, whose protein sequence is MKAIICTAYGSPDVLKFREVEKPCPKDQQVLIRIHATTVSRADCELRRFDFPGWVWLPMRLWSGVLKPRVRILGQEFAGEVEDVGRGVSQFAPGDRVFGTTGIRLGAHAEYICLGGRSEGSALTSIPTNMSYAEAAAVPYGGSEALRFLRKGNIQAGQKVLIIGAGGSFGTFAVQLAKLFGAEVSAVDSTSKLEMLRSIGADHVIDYTERDFTDSAQTFDLIFDVVCRAPFARVLRMLRPGGRCMLANPNTSHLLRGLWTTMTSDRKVIFGSDSGSVEHLLYLKELIDAGKLRPVIDRHFTLEQTAEAHRYAETEQKKGNIVIIVGDEQS